A DNA window from Trypanosoma brucei brucei TREU927 chromosome 11 chr11_scaffold01 genomic scaffold, whole genome shotgun sequence contains the following coding sequences:
- a CDS encoding kinesin, putative (ungrouped kinesin (curated by B. Wickstead, Univ. of Oxford)): MGGEDNVARRGSCSGAVVEAKQPSDDGTIRVVVRVRPLSTVEHANPSVRNIVQCLKDGIVVNGAPSKMSSRYFGAPHAKPRPRQFNVDQVFHHYSSQFEVYEACRHVIAGAFEGVNGSVLAYGSTGSGKTHTMFGGQMSAAGVIYQAVQDILETKSELEENEKTVTTRCSFMEVYNEKVYDLLAQTSGQGKRKELNVQELTHSNDTSCYGSFINGRCGVNPESLAVRGLTYCTPETADDFARCVERGHINRFVASTDANAHSSRSHAIFTVEIEVKDTVNASLGTVGRIRFCDLAGSERAAGSSNRGDRLREGGNINRSLLALSAVVQELVQRREHPERTHYIPYRGSKLTRLLQDSIGGNCRTLMLFCISPSSMNYEETINTMLFAMQAKKIRVTAKRHEFAVDSKVVAANQEALIEELRAELALARDELLQLRGANANNANGAARTSPRAVSPPQAKDLEVPTLSLSAQRTERDWMQLPLEATGRASMRSSTRTPKVVEAMELSADLQKKTKSLSATKELLYREMREAEEAHSELNMRLRQQKWKLVRFLSAKQKGSGKGVDGELSTSVGVAGQQRAIKEMEVELTAHGGEIKRLREKMDATDKELDKVRQELLREKQHPFLELLLDNVKLRQNCTEAECLAAHYHQEYRAVMSHEEEFSQALSKCVQAIKSMLPLTTPNSSVWEEAQLALMYANLPSIPTADIIHVVQKSMRSGRASPMASAESRFRRSSTQGIEARLQYQVSNGPDSRSLVVHSSPKKATGAYSNRSVAGTNTPLSGNSRSTIAAAKCQRTPKAMTVPPRPVTRPSTRQPAGATFKKPPCPKGAIKVGHRDPANLSTVNGKKNTIIGSPCKEMTLASSRPHAARTDAGKAASPTFSRCATRTHVKFSEDVVPFTRSLTFNGISRTKARQSNGTPSLRERHNNFTPPRRVRRTNKDYGTGEEDIHPRRVLNDGLEERFKKLLDEVKLWHSDKASTDSGLNVST; encoded by the coding sequence ATGGGCGGAGAAGATAACGTCGCTAGACGTGGAAGTTGTAGTGGCGCTGTCGTAGAGGCGAAGCAGCCGAGCGATGACGGTACAATCCGGGTTGTTGTGCGCGTACGGCCCCTGTCAACGGTTGAGCATGCGAACCCCAGCGTCCGAAATATCGTGCAGTGCTTGAAGGATGGAATAGTTGTGAATGGGGCGCCGTCCAAAATGTCATCTCGTTACTTTGGTGCGCCTCACGCCAAGCCGCGTCCGAGGCAGTTCAATGTTGATCAAGTGTTTCACCATTATAGTTCTCAGTTTGAAGTGTACGAGGCCTGCCGGCATGTAATCGCGGGGGCATTTGAAGGTGTTAACGGATCTGTTCTCGCTTATGGGTCGACTGGTTCAGGGAAAACTCACACGATGTTTGGCGGACAAATGAGTGCTGCTGGTGTCATTTACCAGGCTGTGCAGGACATCTTAGAGACGAAGAGtgagttggaggaaaatgaaaagacaGTGACCACCCGCTGCAGCTTCATGGAAGTATACAACGAAAAGGTGTACGACCTTCTGGCGCAGACAAGTGGTCAGGGGAAGCGGAAGGAATTGAACGTGCAGGAGCTCACTCATTCCAATGACACCAGTTGTTACGGTAGCTTTATCAACGGACGTTGCGGTGTTAACCCCGAAAGTCTTGCGGTGCGGGGCCTCACGTACTGCACACCGGAAACGGCGGATGACTTCGCTCGGTGTGTGGAGCGTGGACACATCAACCGCTTTGTGGCTTCCACGGACGCCAATGCACACTCGAGCCGCTCTCACGCGATCTTCACCGTAGAGATAGAAGTGAAGGACACAGTCAACGCATCGCTTGGGACCGTTGGACGCATCCGCTTTTGCGATTTGGCTGGGTCTGAAAGAGCAGCAGGTAGCAGCAACAGGGGTGACCGCTTGCGTGAGGGTGGAAATATCAACCGCTCCCTTCTTGCACTTAGCGCTGTTGTGCAGGAGTTAGTGCAGCGGAGAGAGCACCCCGAGAGGACGCATTACATTCCATACCGTGGATCTAAACTGACGCGGCTACTGCAGGACAGCATCGGGGGGAACTGTAGGACGCTGATGTTGTTCTGTATCAGCCCTAGCAGCATGAACTACGAAGAGACCATCAACACTATGCTCTTTGCGATgcaagcaaagaaaatacgCGTGACAGCAAAACGCCATGAGTTTGCGGTTGACTCGAAAGTCGTGGCAGCAAATCAAGAGGCACTCATTGAGGAGCTTCGTGCTGAGTTGGCTTTGGCGCGCGATGAGCTCCTACAGTTGCGTGGTGCCAACGCGAATAATGCCAACGGGGCAGCCCGCACATCCCCACGGGCCGTTTCACCTCCACAGGCGAAAGACCTGGAAGTGCCAACATTGTCCCTCTCAGCGCAACGTACGGAGCGGGACTGGATGCAACTTCCTCTCGAGGCAACAGGTAGGGCATCAATGCGGTCCTCTACACGAACTCCAAAAGTAGTGGAAGCGATGGAATTGTCAGCGGACCTTCAGAAGAAAACTAAGTCTCTATCAGCGACAAAAGAGCTACTCTATCGTGAAATGCGGGAGGCTGAGGAAGCACATAGTGAGTTGAATATGCGTCTTCGGCAGCAGAAGTGGAAGCTCGTTCGCTTTTTGTCCGCAAAGCAGAAGGGTTCCGGCAAGGGCGTAGATGGGGAACTGTCGACCTCCGTCGGCGTCGCTGGGCAGCAGCGCGCAATCAAGGAGATGGAGGTGGAATTGACTGCACACGGAGGGGAAATCAAACGCCTTCGGGAGAAGATGGACGCAACTGATAAGGAGCTTGACAAGGTACGGCAGGAGTTACTGCGGGAGAAGCAACACCCTTTCTTGGAACTTCTCCTTGATAATGTAAAGCTGAGACAGAACTGCACAGAGGCGGAATGCCTGGCGGCACATTATCACCAAGAATACCGTGCTGTCATGAGTCATGAGGAAGAGTTTTCGCAGGCGCTAAGCAAGTGTGTGCAGGCAATTAAGAGCATGTTGCCGTTGACCACACCCAACTCGTCAGTATGGGAAGAAGCACAACTTGCACTCATGTACGCAAACCTTCCTTCCATCCCGACCGCAGACATAATTCACGTAGTCCAGAAATCTATGAGAAGTGGTAGGGCGTCTCCCATGGCGTCCGCTGAATCACGTTTTAGGCGGTCGTCAACACAGGGCATAGAGGCACGCCTACAATACCAGGTATCAAATGGTCCAGACAGTAGGAGCTTGGTGGTGCATAGCTCGCCCAAGAAAGCCACGGGGGCGTACAGCAATAGGAGTGTAGCCGGCACGAATACGCCGCTTTCCGGAAATAGCCGTTCGACAATCGCTGCAGCAAAGTGTCAGCGGACGCCGAAGGCAATGACTGTTCCGCCACGGCCGGTGACGAGACCCAGCACTCGTCAGCCTGCTGGTGCCACGTTCAAGAAACCACCGTGCCCTAAGGGTGCAATTAAGGTGGGCCATAGGGATCCCGCAAACCTCTCCACGGTAAACGGCAAGAAGAACACCATCATCGGCTCACCGTGTAAAGAAATGACCCTCGCTTCCTCCCGCCCACATGCTGCACGGACAGACGCGGGTAAAGCGGCGAGTCCCACCTTCTCGCGGTGTGCCACAAGGACCCATGTAAAGTTTTCAGAGGATGTAGTTCCATTTACTCGCTCACTCACATTTAACGGAATCAGTCGCACGAAGGCAAGACAAAGTAACGGAACTCCCTCTTTACGTGAGCGGCACAACAACTTCACACCACCCAGGCGTGTGCGTAGAACGAACAAGGACTATGGGACCGGCGAGGAGGATATCCACCCAAGACGGGTGCTAAATGACGGTCTCGAGGAACGTTTCAAGAAGCTCTTAGACGAGGTAAAACTGTGGCATAGCGATAAGGCATCTACCGATTCCGGACTCAACGTCTCCACCTGA